A stretch of the Leptospiraceae bacterium genome encodes the following:
- a CDS encoding methyl-accepting chemotaxis protein gives MIQFKKISTKFITLAVVALTVAITLTGGISYFTARSSIIKKLKSTDLIQIATLKADRVDSRISRAIETSNLIANDPTILRWFREAESNYLLGELVRQKLDSSITSSEYTYAFAADRLTLNYWKNNSSKSIYLDSGDPNNAWFYKTIKIEKKTQININSDSKNDTYVFINVLMGDIKNPVGVAGVSIRFNQVAKEFTATDPNYDARIWLIDHAGKVKIAADIEGINQPIGKYTSSEIEKSILADPSKISVLEYESDRGLIDIVHVPLEVNDWGVVYEVPRSKMTGALTTIAFGTFGVCILSILFVFVIFYYGTYSITDPIKVLVSALNSISSGDINQKITVSTKDEIGNLADNFNLLIERLVTILKSVKENSIVIASSSNEMSKTTKTYSANAQNQASTIEEITASIEQISERVDEVANHTDIQFDNLNALSNKLKELSAIIEEMNLVIQKTLGNTKAISIEAMSGEEALRSMSVSMNQIVESSKDMKNIIEIINTISEKINLLALNASIEAARAGHAGKGFAVVALEISRLADQTASSVKDIDSLIKKNNKEILGGIDTVNVMMKKTNSINSGVDAIVEKMNSIFEFMQRQITTKFLVEKETEIVKSRASEIQQITKEQKIAFDEIVKAITYINEISHSNTESSQVIATKSSELSKVADSLKGKIDFFKL, from the coding sequence ATGATTCAGTTTAAAAAAATTAGCACAAAGTTTATTACACTTGCTGTAGTTGCTCTGACTGTTGCCATTACCCTGACAGGAGGAATTAGCTATTTCACGGCCAGATCTTCGATTATAAAGAAATTAAAATCGACTGATTTAATTCAAATCGCCACTTTGAAAGCTGACCGTGTAGACTCACGCATTTCTCGTGCTATTGAAACCTCCAATCTAATTGCAAATGATCCAACCATTCTCCGTTGGTTTCGTGAGGCAGAATCAAATTATCTCCTTGGCGAATTAGTAAGACAGAAACTAGATAGTTCGATTACTTCTTCTGAATATACTTATGCCTTTGCAGCAGATAGACTTACATTAAATTACTGGAAGAATAATTCTAGTAAGAGTATTTATTTAGATTCAGGTGATCCAAATAATGCTTGGTTTTATAAGACTATTAAGATAGAAAAGAAAACTCAAATTAATATTAATTCGGATTCAAAGAATGATACCTATGTTTTTATCAATGTCCTGATGGGTGATATAAAAAATCCTGTTGGTGTTGCAGGTGTTTCAATTCGATTTAATCAAGTCGCTAAAGAATTCACTGCAACAGATCCAAATTACGATGCTAGAATTTGGCTAATCGATCATGCAGGCAAAGTAAAAATTGCCGCTGATATAGAAGGTATCAATCAACCAATTGGAAAATATACAAGTTCGGAAATTGAAAAATCAATTTTGGCTGACCCTTCAAAAATTTCTGTATTGGAATACGAGAGTGATCGGGGGCTAATTGATATTGTTCACGTACCGCTTGAGGTAAATGATTGGGGTGTCGTATATGAAGTTCCTCGATCTAAGATGACAGGTGCGCTCACTACAATTGCTTTTGGAACGTTTGGAGTTTGTATTTTATCAATTCTTTTTGTATTTGTTATATTTTATTACGGAACTTATTCAATTACAGATCCAATTAAAGTTTTAGTTTCTGCGCTCAATTCAATTTCTTCAGGTGATATTAATCAGAAAATAACTGTTTCGACAAAGGATGAAATCGGAAACCTTGCGGATAATTTCAATTTACTCATAGAAAGACTTGTAACAATTTTGAAATCGGTGAAAGAAAATTCAATCGTTATAGCATCTTCATCAAACGAGATGTCTAAAACTACGAAAACCTATTCTGCTAATGCACAAAACCAAGCTTCTACTATTGAAGAAATCACTGCCTCTATCGAACAAATTTCAGAGCGAGTAGATGAAGTTGCAAATCACACTGACATACAATTCGATAATTTGAATGCCTTATCCAATAAACTCAAAGAACTCTCAGCAATCATAGAAGAAATGAATCTTGTGATTCAAAAAACGTTAGGCAACACGAAAGCCATTTCAATCGAAGCAATGTCTGGCGAAGAAGCATTACGCTCCATGAGTGTAAGTATGAATCAAATTGTAGAAAGCTCAAAGGACATGAAAAATATTATTGAAATTATAAATACTATATCGGAAAAAATCAATCTTCTTGCGCTTAACGCATCGATTGAGGCAGCTCGTGCCGGACATGCAGGAAAAGGTTTCGCGGTAGTAGCCTTAGAAATTTCTAGACTCGCAGATCAGACAGCGTCTAGCGTAAAAGACATAGATTCTCTGATTAAAAAGAACAACAAAGAAATACTAGGCGGAATTGATACAGTCAATGTAATGATGAAAAAAACAAATAGCATTAATTCTGGTGTAGATGCCATTGTGGAAAAGATGAATTCCATTTTCGAATTTATGCAAAGACAAATTACAACTAAATTCTTAGTTGAAAAAGAAACAGAGATTGTAAAAAGCCGAGCTTCTGAAATTCAACAGATTACGAAAGAACAAAAGATCGCATTTGATGAAATTGTGAAAGCTATTACTTATATTAATGAGATTTCACATTCCAACACAGAAAGTTCTCAGGTAATTGCAACGAAATCTTCCGAACTTTCTAAAGTTGCGGATTCCTTAAAAGGAAAAATTGATTTCTTTAAACTTTAG
- a CDS encoding AAA family ATPase, with product MEKQNHVNGIVLGKFYPLHKGHIYLIESACKLVDSLEIIVGTLEREAIAGDVRFDWAKKTFPSLKVHHLTDENPQYPEEHPDFWNIWKTSIRKLIPGKIDFVFSSETYGDELAKHLGAKHICIDLDRKAFPISGTKIRENPLKYWEFLSPAAKPHFVRRVVLYGPESTGKTTLARKLAEYFNTNWIPEFAREYLEEKDTPVELSDIPIIAEGQIRIEEEAAKSANKILFCDTDVLITKVYSEHYYNTCPEWITEAAYNRNYALHLLTYIDIPWVEDKLRDRGDRKEEMFELFKSELEKAKRPYRLITGNFEERFQKAVEIIKQEILMEEP from the coding sequence ATGGAAAAGCAAAACCATGTAAATGGAATTGTGCTCGGTAAATTTTACCCTTTACACAAAGGGCATATTTATCTAATTGAATCTGCATGTAAGCTAGTCGATTCACTGGAAATAATTGTTGGAACTCTTGAAAGAGAAGCGATTGCCGGAGATGTGCGATTCGATTGGGCAAAGAAAACATTTCCAAGTCTAAAAGTTCATCATCTAACAGATGAAAACCCACAATACCCTGAAGAGCATCCCGATTTTTGGAATATTTGGAAAACGAGTATTCGCAAGCTTATTCCTGGAAAAATTGATTTTGTATTTAGCTCCGAAACATATGGGGATGAATTAGCAAAACATCTAGGCGCGAAACATATCTGTATTGACTTAGATAGAAAAGCATTTCCAATTTCCGGAACCAAAATCAGAGAAAATCCTTTAAAATACTGGGAATTTTTATCACCTGCGGCAAAACCCCATTTTGTGCGACGAGTTGTTCTATATGGCCCTGAATCAACTGGCAAAACAACATTAGCCCGAAAACTGGCAGAGTATTTTAATACAAATTGGATTCCTGAATTTGCAAGAGAATACTTAGAAGAAAAAGATACTCCGGTGGAACTTTCTGATATCCCAATCATAGCAGAAGGTCAAATTCGAATCGAAGAAGAAGCCGCAAAAAGCGCAAATAAAATTCTATTTTGCGATACAGATGTGCTGATCACAAAAGTGTATAGCGAGCATTACTACAATACCTGTCCGGAGTGGATCACGGAAGCTGCGTATAATCGTAACTATGCGCTTCATCTATTGACGTATATTGATATCCCCTGGGTGGAAGATAAATTAAGAGATAGGGGAGATAGAAAAGAAGAAATGTTTGAACTTTTTAAATCAGAACTAGAAAAAGCAAAGCGTCCTTATAGATTAATTACCGGAAATTTTGAAGAGAGATTTCAAAAAGCAGTGGAAATCATAAAACAAGAAATTCTCATGGAAGAACCATGA